One window from the genome of Marinobacter sp. LV10R510-11A encodes:
- a CDS encoding CoA-acylating methylmalonate-semialdehyde dehydrogenase: protein MKNVPLYLAGEFVQSQTSEWIDVTNPATNEVIARAPCTTDAEMRKAIDTAGEIFKTWKEVPVSERARVMLRYQALLKEHHDEIAEILSQETGKTFDDAKGDVWRGIEVVEHAANVASMMMGETVGNVARGVDTHSWIQPLGVCTGITPFNFPAMIPLWMFPLAIACGNTFILKPSEQDPLTPMRLAELFEEAGAPKGVLQVVHGGKEQVDILLTDPAVKAISFVGSVPVGRYIYETGTKNMKRVQSFAGAKNHMVIMPDADKQQVLNALVGASVGAAGQRCMAISVAVFVGEAQSWIPELKEAMAKVRPGAWNDSGASYGPIISSKAKGRVESLIATGEAQGANLLLDGRGCTVDGLPDGNWIGPTLFSGVTTEMDIYTEEVFGPVLACMEEESLAGAITLINNSPYGNGVSIFTGSGGAARRFQHEIEVGQVGVNIPIPVPLPFFSFTGWKGSFYGDQHAYGKQAVRFYTETKTVTSRWFSSEVEAEAEANFSIQLR from the coding sequence ATGAAAAACGTTCCACTGTACCTAGCCGGTGAATTTGTTCAGAGCCAGACCAGCGAATGGATTGACGTGACCAACCCGGCCACCAACGAAGTGATCGCCAGAGCACCGTGCACCACAGACGCTGAGATGCGTAAGGCCATAGATACCGCCGGCGAGATATTCAAAACCTGGAAGGAAGTGCCGGTTTCTGAGCGTGCCCGTGTGATGCTGCGCTATCAGGCATTGCTGAAAGAGCACCACGACGAAATCGCAGAAATACTGTCTCAAGAAACCGGTAAGACGTTTGATGATGCCAAGGGTGACGTGTGGCGTGGTATTGAAGTGGTTGAGCATGCGGCCAACGTTGCTTCCATGATGATGGGCGAGACCGTTGGGAACGTTGCGCGGGGGGTGGATACCCACTCATGGATTCAGCCGTTGGGTGTGTGCACGGGTATTACGCCGTTCAACTTTCCCGCAATGATTCCGCTGTGGATGTTCCCCCTGGCGATTGCCTGCGGTAACACCTTTATACTCAAGCCCTCCGAGCAGGATCCGCTTACCCCCATGCGTCTTGCCGAGCTGTTTGAAGAAGCGGGTGCGCCCAAGGGTGTGCTTCAGGTGGTACACGGCGGCAAGGAACAGGTGGATATACTGCTCACCGATCCCGCCGTTAAGGCAATCTCCTTTGTAGGCTCCGTGCCGGTTGGCCGTTATATCTACGAAACCGGCACCAAAAACATGAAGCGTGTTCAGAGCTTCGCCGGTGCCAAGAACCATATGGTCATCATGCCGGATGCCGACAAGCAGCAGGTCCTCAACGCCTTAGTGGGCGCTTCGGTAGGCGCTGCGGGCCAACGTTGTATGGCTATTTCCGTCGCTGTGTTTGTAGGTGAAGCCCAGTCCTGGATTCCGGAACTTAAAGAAGCCATGGCGAAAGTTCGCCCGGGTGCCTGGAACGATTCTGGTGCCAGCTATGGTCCGATTATCTCCTCCAAAGCAAAAGGTCGTGTTGAATCCCTTATCGCCACCGGCGAAGCACAGGGTGCGAATCTGCTTCTGGACGGCCGCGGCTGCACAGTGGATGGTTTGCCTGATGGAAACTGGATTGGCCCTACCTTGTTCTCGGGTGTGACCACCGAAATGGACATCTACACCGAGGAAGTCTTCGGCCCTGTGCTTGCCTGCATGGAAGAGGAAAGCCTGGCTGGTGCAATCACTCTGATCAACAACAGCCCTTACGGTAACGGTGTATCTATCTTCACCGGCTCCGGCGGTGCAGCTCGTCGCTTCCAGCACGAAATTGAGGTTGGTCAGGTGGGTGTAAACATTCCCATTCCAGTACCCCTACCGTTCTTCTCGTTCACTGGCTGGAAGGGCTCCTTCTACGGTGATCAACACGCATATGGCAAGCAGGCGGTGCGCTTCTATACTGAAACCAAAACGGTTACCTCGCGCTGGTTCTCCAGTGAAGTGGAAGCCGAAGCGGAAGCGAACTTCTCGATCCAGTTGCGTTAA
- a CDS encoding acyl-CoA dehydrogenase family protein — protein MDFNLTEDQLAFREAARTFAEKSMAPHAAKWDNEHIFPVDTLKEAGEMGFMGIYTPEALGGMGLSRLDTSVIVEELAAACPSTAAFITIHNMATWMVASFAPDDLKQEIVPKLASGEWLASYCLTEPGAGSDAASLRTKAVRDGDSYVINGSKIFISGAGDTDILVLMARTGAPDSGPKGISTFVIPADADGISYGKNEEKMGWHSQPTRTINLENVRIPATSRLGEEGDGFAIAMKGLDGGRLNIATCSLGGAQAALLRARNYMHEREQFGKPLAAFQALQFKLADMATNLVAARQMVRLGAFKLDNADTEATLHCAMAKRFATDACFDVVNDALQLHGGYGYIREYPLERYLRDLRVHQILEGTNEIMRLIIARRLLDNGVAEAIQ, from the coding sequence ATGGACTTTAATCTGACTGAAGATCAGCTGGCGTTTCGCGAAGCGGCCCGCACTTTTGCTGAGAAATCCATGGCGCCCCATGCGGCCAAATGGGACAACGAGCATATCTTTCCGGTCGACACGCTGAAAGAAGCCGGCGAGATGGGCTTTATGGGGATCTATACCCCGGAAGCGCTCGGCGGCATGGGTCTTTCACGGCTAGACACGTCTGTCATCGTGGAAGAGCTGGCGGCTGCCTGCCCCTCAACGGCTGCGTTCATCACCATCCACAACATGGCGACCTGGATGGTGGCAAGCTTCGCGCCTGATGACCTCAAGCAGGAAATCGTTCCGAAGCTGGCTAGTGGTGAATGGCTTGCATCTTACTGCCTGACTGAACCCGGTGCGGGCTCTGATGCGGCCAGCTTGCGAACCAAAGCGGTTCGTGACGGCGACAGTTATGTCATCAACGGCAGTAAAATCTTTATATCCGGTGCTGGCGATACCGATATTCTGGTGCTGATGGCGCGCACGGGTGCGCCGGACTCGGGCCCCAAAGGCATCTCCACCTTCGTGATTCCGGCGGATGCCGACGGCATTTCCTACGGCAAAAACGAAGAGAAAATGGGTTGGCACAGCCAGCCTACGCGAACGATTAATCTTGAGAACGTTCGTATTCCCGCAACCAGCCGGCTGGGTGAAGAAGGCGACGGCTTCGCCATTGCCATGAAAGGCCTTGATGGTGGTCGCCTCAACATTGCCACCTGTTCTCTGGGCGGCGCGCAAGCGGCGTTGCTGCGGGCCCGCAACTATATGCACGAGCGTGAACAGTTTGGTAAACCCTTGGCAGCCTTTCAGGCTTTGCAGTTCAAGCTGGCGGATATGGCGACCAACTTGGTAGCCGCCCGGCAGATGGTGCGCCTTGGGGCTTTCAAATTGGATAATGCTGATACAGAAGCCACGTTGCACTGTGCCATGGCCAAGCGCTTCGCCACCGACGCCTGCTTTGATGTGGTGAATGACGCTCTGCAGCTGCACGGCGGCTATGGTTATATCCGGGAGTATCCTCTGGAGCGCTATTTGCGCGACCTGCGTGTGCATCAGATTCTGGAGGGCACCAACGAAATCATGCGTTTAATTATTGCCCGCCGCCTGCTGGATAACGGTGTGGCCGAGGCCATTCAATAA